From a region of the Chitinophaga caseinilytica genome:
- a CDS encoding copper homeostasis protein CutC: protein MKKITLEICATSVASCIAAEEGGADRIELCDNLLEGGTTPSYGMIAAVREKCGLKIYPIIRPRGGDFLYDDAELDIMQRDIRACKDLGCDGVVIGLLTADGKVDVERTRALVDLARPMGVTFHRAFDMTDDPFQALEDVIATGCERILTSGQRNTALEGAALIRELVEKSAGRIRIMAGSGLRAHNAEALAKASGAPEYHSTARDYIDSRMEYRNPNVSMGGIPGVPEYGISVTQTPIVRAIREGAEAGLNG, encoded by the coding sequence TTGAAAAAGATCACGCTGGAAATATGCGCCACTTCCGTGGCCTCCTGCATAGCTGCCGAAGAAGGCGGTGCGGACAGGATCGAACTGTGCGACAATCTCCTCGAAGGCGGCACCACGCCCAGCTACGGCATGATCGCCGCAGTGCGGGAAAAATGCGGATTGAAGATCTACCCGATCATCCGGCCACGCGGAGGCGATTTTCTGTATGACGACGCCGAGCTCGATATCATGCAGCGCGACATCCGGGCCTGCAAAGACCTGGGCTGCGACGGTGTAGTGATCGGGTTGCTGACGGCAGATGGAAAGGTGGACGTGGAGCGCACCCGCGCGCTGGTAGACCTTGCCAGGCCCATGGGCGTTACGTTCCACAGGGCGTTCGATATGACCGACGATCCGTTCCAGGCGCTGGAAGACGTGATCGCCACCGGTTGCGAGCGCATCCTTACTTCCGGCCAACGCAATACCGCCCTGGAAGGGGCTGCCCTCATCCGCGAGCTGGTGGAAAAATCTGCCGGGCGCATCCGCATCATGGCCGGTTCCGGACTGCGCGCCCACAACGCCGAAGCCCTCGCCAAAGCCAGCGGCGCGCCGGAATACCATTCCACCGCCCGCGATTATATCGACAGCCGCATGGAGTACCGCAATCCCAACGTGAGCATGGGCGGCATTCCCGGCGTGCCGGAATACGGTATTTCCGTAACGCAGACCCCCATCGTCCGCGCAATCCGGGAAGGCGCCGAGGCCGGATTGAACGGTTGA
- a CDS encoding endonuclease/exonuclease/phosphatase family protein — protein MQRIILYLIFMTGALSAKAQVQGQVIKVLTYNIHHAENMNGKLDIQGIATVILATNPDLVALQEVDSATLRIGKSDILRELADATGMYIYFGKAMDFDGGGYGNGVLSRYPIQSAYTLALPSKGKEGEPRSAAIVTVQLPGDSLLRFASAHLDHTEDPADRLSQVQLILQQLHRSPVPLVIAGDFNALPPSKEIVQLKAHFTDATEKLGPTWPSDKPTQKLDYILLSGKGRWHVSTAAVVEETIASDHRPVIAELMLK, from the coding sequence ATGCAGCGAATTATTCTATATCTGATTTTCATGACCGGCGCGCTTTCGGCGAAAGCGCAGGTCCAGGGCCAGGTGATCAAGGTGTTGACCTACAATATCCACCACGCCGAAAACATGAACGGCAAGCTCGATATCCAGGGCATCGCCACCGTGATCCTCGCCACCAACCCAGACCTCGTGGCGCTCCAGGAAGTAGACTCCGCCACCCTCCGCATCGGCAAATCCGACATTCTCAGGGAACTCGCCGATGCCACCGGGATGTACATCTACTTCGGCAAAGCCATGGACTTCGACGGCGGCGGTTACGGCAACGGGGTACTTTCGAGATACCCCATCCAGTCGGCCTACACGCTCGCGCTCCCGTCCAAAGGCAAGGAAGGCGAACCGAGATCGGCCGCCATCGTGACGGTACAGCTTCCGGGCGACAGCCTCCTGCGCTTCGCCTCGGCCCACCTCGATCATACGGAAGACCCGGCAGACCGGCTTTCGCAGGTACAACTGATCCTGCAGCAACTCCACCGTTCTCCCGTTCCCCTCGTGATCGCCGGCGATTTCAACGCCCTGCCGCCATCGAAAGAGATCGTGCAGCTGAAAGCGCATTTCACGGACGCTACCGAAAAACTGGGGCCCACATGGCCGTCTGACAAGCCCACCCAAAAGCTCGACTACATCCTGCTTTCCGGGAAAGGGCGCTGGCATGTGAGTACGGCAGCCGTGGTGGAAGAAACCATCGCCTCTGACCACCGGCCCGTGATCGCGGAACTCATGCTGAAGTAA
- a CDS encoding alkaline phosphatase, with product MRKARYLALLLCMALGANAQVKGVKHVILIGMDGLGAYAMEKSDNPVMKQMMADGSWTLKARSVLPSSSAVNWASMIMGAPPELHGFTEWGSKTPEVEPRELDKYGLFPSLFTLLREQKPNAETGVIYSWGGIGYLFPKQAVNKDQNCPTDSATTETAIAYLKEKKPDFLFVHFDQPDGVGHEIGHNIPPYYEQVHKNDVLLGKILQAVKDAGMWDNSVIILSSDHGGINKGHGGKTMVEMQIPWIFTGKGIKKANEVTESVMTYDTAATIAYIFGLKTPQSWTGRPVKSIFK from the coding sequence ATGAGAAAAGCTCGCTACTTAGCTTTATTGTTGTGTATGGCGCTTGGCGCGAACGCGCAGGTGAAAGGTGTTAAACATGTGATCCTGATCGGAATGGACGGGCTCGGGGCTTACGCCATGGAAAAATCGGACAACCCGGTCATGAAACAAATGATGGCCGACGGCAGCTGGACGTTGAAGGCACGCAGTGTACTTCCTTCTTCCAGCGCGGTAAACTGGGCTTCCATGATCATGGGCGCCCCTCCGGAACTCCACGGCTTCACCGAATGGGGCAGCAAAACGCCTGAAGTGGAACCCCGGGAGCTGGACAAATACGGCCTCTTCCCTTCCCTCTTCACGCTGCTGCGCGAGCAAAAGCCCAACGCGGAAACCGGCGTGATCTATTCCTGGGGAGGCATCGGCTACCTGTTCCCGAAACAGGCGGTGAACAAAGACCAGAATTGCCCCACAGACAGCGCCACAACCGAAACGGCTATTGCTTACCTGAAAGAAAAGAAACCGGATTTTCTTTTCGTACATTTCGATCAGCCAGACGGGGTGGGCCACGAGATCGGGCATAACATTCCGCCGTACTATGAACAAGTGCATAAGAACGACGTTTTATTAGGTAAGATCCTCCAGGCCGTGAAAGACGCCGGGATGTGGGACAACAGCGTGATCATCCTTTCTTCCGACCACGGCGGCATCAACAAGGGCCATGGCGGCAAAACGATGGTGGAAATGCAGATCCCCTGGATTTTTACCGGGAAAGGCATCAAAAAAGCCAATGAAGTAACAGAAAGCGTGATGACGTACGATACGGCCGCAACGATCGCATATATCTTCGGGCTGAAAACCCCGCAGAGCTGGACCGGCCGGCCCGTGAAGAGCATTTTCAAATAA
- a CDS encoding GH92 family glycosyl hydrolase, which yields MKKWMVLLALGLASAAQAQTLNYAQKVNPFIGTGGHGHTYPGPSMPFGMVQLSPDTRLKGWDGCSGYHYTDSLLYGFSHTHLSGTGIEDYCDVLLMPVTGQPAWNNEAYASPFSHANEKAYAGFYSVKLDKYDIRASLTATRRVGLHKYEFPASAKEGHVLLDLYHRDIVINSSLKVINDSTVVGMRTSTSWAKEQILYFAMKFSKPFRSHTVALGDTTKGALQQAEGRNIKAYFTFDVKDPVYVKVAISGVNEAGAMKNLDAEMPGFDFDGTLANTVSAWNKELGKIEVKGGTPDQQTMFYSALYHACLNPNLYMDVDGQYRGTDLKVHKAEGFENHSVFSLWDTHRALHPLMTIINQRRTNDWINTFLAQYKNGGMLPVWELSGNETFCMIGYHSVPVIVDAYQKGIRGYDAKYALEAMRSYAEGTRFGMQDYIRQGYLSMDTQPESVSRTLEYSYDDWCIAQMGKLLGDMEVHDRYMRRAQSYKNLYDASTGFMRGKIGARWMSPFVPTEVNNFFTEANSWQYSFYAPQDVSGLMQLNGGREKFIDKLNHLFTTEDQLSGRHQSDITGLIGQYAHGNEPSHHIAYLFNYAGQPWRTQELVHQVMNTMYHNAPDGLSGNEDCGQMSAWYIMSAMGIYPVRPGDGLYSLGTPAFDEVNILLESGKTFTIKAHNLSPKNFYVKGVSLKSANGKTENLATSVVPHSAIMEGGELTFDMSATPNKTWATGPHVPVSAITEDLIVAVPYVVAAEDRFKNSMAVTLKAVEPNTSIFYTLDGSTPDNKSKKYTGPVTLKKSVRLKAVAFRNGKYSQVTETPFYLIPTDKTITVLSKIHPQFTAGGPDGLIDGIRGREDFRLGAWQSHYPGNLEAIVDLKSPRQLKKLGLGVLQDIGSWIWYPTQVEFLLSDDGKTFQSAGVVKNTFSPREHGSFIQELSLPVNAKARYVKVIATSIGVIPDWHPGKGEHGHIFADEIIIE from the coding sequence ATGAAAAAATGGATGGTTTTGCTGGCCCTCGGGCTGGCATCTGCCGCGCAAGCACAAACCTTGAACTATGCGCAGAAAGTAAATCCCTTTATCGGCACAGGCGGCCACGGCCACACGTATCCCGGCCCCAGTATGCCTTTCGGTATGGTACAGCTTAGCCCCGACACCCGCCTCAAAGGCTGGGACGGCTGCTCCGGGTACCACTACACCGATTCCCTGCTCTATGGCTTCTCCCACACCCACCTCAGCGGCACCGGCATCGAGGATTACTGCGATGTGCTGCTCATGCCCGTTACCGGCCAGCCCGCGTGGAACAACGAAGCCTACGCCTCCCCCTTCTCCCACGCCAACGAAAAAGCCTACGCCGGCTTCTACAGCGTGAAGCTCGACAAATACGACATCCGCGCCAGCCTCACCGCCACCCGCCGCGTTGGCCTGCATAAATACGAATTCCCCGCCTCCGCCAAAGAAGGCCACGTACTGCTCGACCTCTACCATCGCGATATCGTTATCAATTCTTCCCTGAAAGTGATCAACGACTCCACCGTTGTAGGCATGCGCACTTCCACCAGCTGGGCGAAGGAACAGATACTGTATTTCGCCATGAAATTCAGCAAACCCTTCCGCAGTCACACCGTGGCGTTGGGAGACACTACCAAAGGCGCGCTGCAACAGGCCGAAGGGCGCAACATCAAGGCGTACTTTACATTTGACGTGAAAGATCCCGTTTACGTGAAAGTGGCCATCAGCGGCGTGAACGAAGCCGGCGCCATGAAGAACCTCGACGCCGAAATGCCCGGTTTCGACTTCGATGGCACGCTCGCCAACACAGTATCCGCATGGAATAAAGAGCTCGGCAAAATCGAAGTGAAAGGCGGAACGCCCGACCAGCAAACCATGTTCTACTCCGCGCTTTACCACGCCTGCCTCAATCCCAACCTCTACATGGACGTAGACGGGCAGTACCGCGGGACCGACCTGAAAGTCCACAAGGCAGAAGGTTTCGAGAACCATAGCGTGTTTTCGCTGTGGGACACCCATCGCGCCCTGCACCCGCTCATGACCATCATCAATCAACGCCGGACAAACGACTGGATCAATACCTTCCTCGCCCAATATAAAAACGGCGGCATGTTGCCCGTTTGGGAACTGAGCGGCAACGAAACGTTCTGCATGATCGGCTACCATTCCGTGCCCGTGATCGTGGACGCCTACCAGAAAGGCATCCGCGGATATGATGCGAAATACGCGCTGGAAGCCATGCGCAGCTATGCGGAAGGCACCCGCTTCGGGATGCAGGACTACATCCGCCAGGGCTACCTCAGCATGGATACGCAACCCGAATCGGTTTCCCGCACGTTGGAATATTCTTATGACGACTGGTGCATCGCCCAGATGGGTAAATTGCTCGGCGACATGGAAGTGCATGACCGGTATATGCGCCGGGCGCAATCCTACAAAAACCTCTACGACGCTTCTACCGGCTTTATGCGCGGCAAAATCGGCGCCAGGTGGATGAGCCCCTTCGTTCCCACGGAAGTGAACAATTTCTTCACCGAAGCCAACAGCTGGCAGTATAGCTTCTACGCACCGCAAGACGTAAGCGGCCTCATGCAACTGAACGGTGGCAGGGAAAAATTCATCGACAAGCTCAACCATCTTTTCACGACGGAAGATCAACTCTCCGGCCGCCACCAGAGCGACATTACGGGGCTTATCGGCCAATATGCGCACGGCAACGAGCCCAGCCATCATATCGCATACCTGTTCAACTACGCCGGCCAGCCCTGGAGAACGCAGGAACTGGTACACCAGGTCATGAACACCATGTACCATAATGCGCCCGACGGATTGAGCGGCAACGAAGACTGCGGACAGATGAGCGCCTGGTACATCATGAGCGCCATGGGCATTTACCCCGTGCGCCCCGGCGACGGCCTCTACAGCCTCGGCACGCCCGCTTTCGACGAAGTGAATATCCTTCTCGAAAGCGGTAAAACCTTCACCATCAAGGCGCACAACCTCAGCCCGAAAAACTTTTACGTGAAAGGCGTTAGCCTGAAAAGCGCGAACGGAAAAACGGAAAACCTCGCCACTTCGGTCGTTCCCCACAGCGCCATCATGGAAGGCGGCGAACTGACGTTTGACATGAGCGCCACGCCCAACAAGACCTGGGCCACCGGCCCCCACGTGCCCGTGAGCGCCATCACGGAAGATCTCATCGTGGCCGTTCCGTATGTGGTGGCTGCGGAAGACCGGTTCAAAAATTCCATGGCGGTTACACTGAAAGCGGTGGAGCCGAACACTTCCATTTTCTATACGCTCGACGGCAGCACGCCCGATAACAAGTCGAAAAAATATACCGGCCCCGTTACGCTGAAAAAATCCGTGCGCCTCAAAGCCGTGGCTTTCCGCAACGGTAAATACAGCCAGGTGACGGAAACACCGTTCTACCTCATCCCTACCGACAAAACCATTACGGTACTGTCGAAAATCCACCCGCAGTTTACCGCAGGCGGGCCAGACGGGCTCATCGACGGGATCCGCGGGCGGGAAGACTTCCGCCTCGGCGCCTGGCAAAGCCATTACCCGGGCAACCTGGAAGCCATCGTAGACCTGAAATCGCCCCGGCAGCTGAAGAAACTCGGCCTCGGCGTGTTGCAGGATATCGGTTCGTGGATATGGTACCCCACGCAGGTGGAGTTCCTGCTGTCCGACGACGGTAAAACCTTCCAATCGGCCGGTGTGGTGAAAAACACCTTCTCCCCGCGTGAGCACGGCAGCTTCATCCAGGAGCTGAGCCTCCCGGTGAACGCGAAAGCCCGGTACGTGAAAGTGATCGCCACGTCGATCGGTGTAATCCCCGACTGGCACCCCGGAAAGGGCGAGCACGGCCATATTTTCGCGGATGAAATCATCATCGAATAA